In the genome of Alphaproteobacteria bacterium, the window ACCCTGCCCAACGGCCTGGCCTTCGCCAGCAACGGCGATATCCTGATCTCGAATTTCGGTACCGATTGCCTCGAGCGGATGACCCGTACCGGCGAGACCGAGGTCATGTTCGACACGGTCGACGGTGAGGAGATCGGCAAGGTCAACTTTGTGGCGCGTGACAGTAAGAACCGCATCTGGATCACCGTCTCGACCATGCTCCACGACTGGCCCAAGGCGATCAGCCCGGACATCGTCGACGGCCGGATCCTGCTCTATGAAGAGGGCAAGGGCGTACGGATCGTTACCGATGACGTGCATTTCTCCAACGAGTGCAAGCTCGATGAAAACGAGGAATGGCTCTATGTCGTCCAGACCTGCGGCCGCAACATCGCGCGCTACCGGATCGCCGACGATGGCAGTCTCGGGCCAAAGGAAATCTACGGCCCGAGCGACCATGGCCGCCTGATCGACGGCATCGCCTTCGACGCCTTCGGCAATCTCTGGGGCACCCATGTGATGAATGACGGCATTTTCGCCATCAAGCCCGACGGTGATCTGCACATCATCTTCGACGATTCCAGTCCCGAAGAAGTCGCAAAGCTCGACGCGGCCTTCCAAAAGAGCGAAGTCACGGCAGACCTGCTGCTCGAATGCGGCGGCGACATCGCCAAATGGTGCGCCTCCGTCACGTTCGGTGGCCCGGACCTGAAGACAGTCTATGTCGGCAGCCTTCGCGCAACCAACATACCCTACTTCACCTCACCGGTGGCCGGCCTGCCGATGGTGCACTGGAGCGAGAGTTTCTAGGGGACATCCGGAATTCAGAAAGATGGCCGGGCTTGTCCCGGCCATTTGTTTTCCCGGCATCGGTGGTTCGGGTTGAAACGAGATGCCCGGATCAAGTCCGGGCATGACGACGTCGAGAGAGTTGCCCCAACTACACCCGTCATACGCGGACTTGATCCGCGTATCTCAGGCACGGTGATTGTGAGCCCGCTTCTACGACCAATCACTCGTAAAGTCGGCCGCGGCGGGGCGTTCCTTGGCCGGGGTCGGCTCGCTGATGCAGCCGATATAAACAAAACCCAGAAGCTCATCTTCGCCCGAGAGGTCGAACGCATTGCGCACCATCGGATCGTGCGCGTTGCGGCCCGTCAGGACGATCGCCCCATAGCCCATCGCCTGGGCGGCCAGCACAAGATGCTCCATCGCCGCCGCCGTGGCGACGATCTGCTCGATTACCGGCACCTTCGGCGCGCGCGACGGGTCGACCTTGGCACAAACCGCGACGATGGTCGGCGCACGCAGCGGGCGGCCCTTCTCCTTCTCAATCGCGGCAGTCGGCGCGAACGGCTCGCGCTCCAGCAGCGCGTCCGCGAACAACCCGCCGAGCTTGTGGCGCGCGTCTCCTTCGATGATGTGAAAACGCCAGGGCCGGACAAAACCGTGATCGGGCGCGCTCATCGCCGCCTCCAGCATGCGATCGATGTCGGCGCGCGCTGGTTCGCGTCCGTCGAACAGGCGCGGTGGGGTCGAGTTTCGGTTGATCAGTCCGTCCAGAACGGCGTTGGACTGCAATTGGTCGGCTTCAGCCATGAACGGGTGTCCCCAAATCGTGAAACAGTCACATAAGCGCGGCCGCGAGCGTTAACAAGCCTTATGGCGTCGGATTCATCCCATCTGCCACGGAATCGATGGGAATAGCGATGCCCAGACTGTCGCTACCGCGTCTCGGCGCCGTCGCCACATGGACACCGAGGACGACCAGTGCATCGCCCGACAGGCCCAGTATCGGCGAACCCGAATCGCCGCTGACCGCGTCGCAGCCATGAAACAACAGGCCACCATTATTCGGTTTGTCGTCGACCCGGCACCCCTCGTCGAGGGTCAGGATATGCGGCTTGTCCTTGCTGTAGCCAGCCTGAAGATACGTTCGCACAGGGGTTCCGGATAGTCCGAGAGTCAACGTCCCCGTAACTTCGTCGATCGGCTCGGCCAGGCGCAGGATAGCCCAGTCGTTGGGTCGAAAACGCGGGCCGTCATCGGGGTTCAGCAACGGATCCGCGAGCGTGTAATCCACCACCTTCCCGTGGGCGATGAAATCCCCACGGCGGTATCCCGCAAGAAAGTTGACCGCCTCGGGAACCAGCCAGCGCTTGGTGCGTTTATTCCAAAGACAATGGGCCGCCGTCAGCACGTCTCGCGGGCCGATTACCGTGCCGGTGCAGAAACCGCCGATCCGGGTGTTGACCCGGCCGATGGCGCTCCAGGGGTAGTCGCTGGAATCGACGATCTGCCGGTTATCCTCACCTTTTATCCCCGGCAGCAACCGCTTCTTGAGCGCCGCGAGGTCTTCGCTCTGGGCAGGCATGCCCAGACCCACAACCAGAAGCGTCGCCGCGAGCGCGAATGTGAGCAGCCGGATCAGGTTAAACCTACGCGTCAGTCTTCGACGGTGACATTGACGTCACCCACACCGGCGAATCGTGCCACGACGTCTTTCGCGTTTCCCAGCGGCTTGGGCGCGGCCGCCGCACCCGTGGTCATAAGGTCTCCGGCCTTGATCCCCACCCCGCGCGCGGCGAAATGGTTGACGATCCAGGTGAGCGACCAGCGCTCGTCGCACCGTGCCGGCAGCGGCATTCCCTCCGAGACGACTTCACCGTCGAACAGCAATTCGATCTCCAGCGTCTTGAGGTCGCGGGACTGCCAGTCCGCAATATCTGGCCCCGCCACGAACCCCATGGCCGCACCATTGTCGGCAGCCAGGTGCACCATCGGCTGGCCGAGGGGGTCGTTGAGGCGCGGCACCGCGAACTCGATTCCGAGGATCGCGCTGCCGACGGCGGCAATCACCTCGTCCTCGCTATAACCACCCTCACGAGCCGGAAGGTCCGCACCCATGCGGAAAGAAATCTCGGCTTCAATCAGGGCGCCCGTTCCAACGTCTGCGCGTTTCAGGCTGCCGCCGCTGGAGACCGTAAAGTCGCGGAACATGACCCCGGCCATGGGCCCGTCGGGTCCGGCTTTCTCGAGCATCGGCGGGTTGGTGAAGCCGGCCTTGTAACCCGCTGCATCCAGTCCCAGCCGGTCGAGCATCGCGATCTGCACCTGCACCGCCTCGGCGGCATTCGCCGGGCCGCAATCCGCCGGCAGCGCGTCAATCGTCGTTCGTGCCTTGAACGCACCCGCGAGAATATCGGCCGCCTGCGCCACCTGCGTGTCTGTCAGTGCCATTTCTGCCTCTCCCCTAGTAACCAGCCGACCGGTCCACGGCCCACAATTGCGGCTCACCCGCCTGATCTCGGCGGATCGCTTCCGCCACTTGCGGTCCCACGTCATCGGGACGCACCCTGCGCGCTGTATGAGGCATGATTGTGACCCCCTCATGTAACCAGAGCGGGCTGTCCACCGGCAAGGGTTCCGGCTTGGTCGTATCGAGGGTCGCACCGGCCAATTGTCCGCTGTCGAGAGCCGCAATCAGATCATCGTCGACGAGATGGGCGCCCCGCCCGAGATTGATGATCGCCGCCCCTTCGGGCATCTGGGCGAATGTTTCTGCATTCAGGATTCCCTCGGTCTCGGCTGTTAGCGGTAGCAGGCACACCAGGATGTCGGTACGGGCAAGAAAATCGGGCAACCACTCGGAACCGCAAAACATCTCGATGTCCGCGTCCTGCCGGTCACTTCGCACCCAGGCCGCCACATCGAATCCCAGGCCATGCAGCACCCGGGCAGGCGGTTCGGCCATCATCCCGAAGCCCATGAAACCGATCCGCTGTTCACGAGGCAGCTTCTGAGGAATAACACTCCACAACTTTTGCCGTTGCTGGCCCAGATGTTCGGGCATATGGCGGTGGTGTCGCAGCACGTGAAGCACCGCGTACTCCGTCATTGCCACATCCCCCTCCGGCGGCCCCACCCGAACCATCGGCACGGCTGGCATGTTGGGGTGGGCAAGGAGGTGATCGACCCCGGCGAACATCGGCATGGCGAGCCGCAGATTTGGCATTTCGGGCATGCTGGCAATGTCAAAACGACCGATCAGCACGTACAGAATATCCGCCGGGTCACCGACATCCGGCCAGAGGCGTATTTCCTGATCGGGAATTTCCTGCAAAATGGCGTCGCGCCACTGTTCAATTGTGCCTTGAACGGGCGGTGTAAGCAGCAATGCCATAAGAAACTTGCCTTTATGCGTGGGCTTCGCGGTACCAGTCCATGATCGTCTCGCCGGGCACGATAGCCACGTCGGAATGCCCCTGGATGTAATCCAGTATTTCCTCAAAATACTTTATCCGGTGCGGCGCACCGGTGAGATACATGTGCAGGCTGATCGACATGACGCGGGCCGAATGCTCGCTCTCCATGTAGAGGCGGTCGAACTGGTCTTTCGAACGCTTGAACATCTCGTCGGATGAATGCTGCTGCAAGGCCATCATGGAAATATCATTGGTCTCCACCGTATACGGCACCGACATCATCGGACCGTCACTGGTCTCGATCTCCACCGGCTGATCGTCGAGCACCCAGTCGGCGACATACTCGATGCCGGCGCGTTTCAGGCAGTCGATCGTCTGGAAGGTCTCGGTCATGCCCGGGCTTTCCCAGCCGCGCACCTTCTTGCCTGAGAATTTCTCTATCGCGGCACAAGCCCGGTCGATCTGCTCCTGCTGATCGTCATGCTTGTGCATCGGGCCCTGAAGATAACCGTGGCCCATGAACTCCCAGCCAAGCTCGAGCGCCGCCTCGGCCACGCGCGGATAGGTCTCACAGACCCGGCCGTTGACCGCCATGGTGGGGATGATGCCGCGGTCGCGCAGCGCGTCACGAATACGCCAGAAGCCGACGCGCATGCCGTATTCGTGCCACGCCCAGTTGGGCAGATCCGGGAGCAACGGCACACCCATTGGCGGCGGCAGCACCACACGCGGCATGGGCCGGGCGATATCCCAATCCTCGACATTGGCGATAATCCAGACGGCCATGCGCTTGCCGTCGGGCAGCTTCCATTCCGGCCGGTCGACGATGGCGGAATACGGCAGACGGTCCTTGAAAATCTTCATCACTTCCCCCGGTTGGATGGCCGTGATTATGGGCAATCAATCCGGGGAAAACCAGCGCGTGCCGGCACAAACGCCGGCACCGTCAGGTCGCGTAACCGATTTCCAGAAGAAACAGACTGAGCTGCGGGTAGGCGATGAGAACCAGCAGGACCAGGAACATCGTCACCGCAAACGGGAACGCCCCGGCGAAGATATCCGACAACGAGACCGTCGGGTCGTTGATCGCGCTTTTGATCACGAAACAGGATATCCCGAGCGGCGGGGTCAGCAGGCCGATCTCCGCACCAACCACGGTCACAATCCCGAACCAGACCAGGTCCACATTGAAACTTTCGAGCACCACCAGGAACAAGGGGACAACGATCAGAATGATTGACGCGGTTTCGATGATCGTCCCAAGCAGCACCATGAGCAGCACATAGATGAACATCAGTTGGCCGAGTGACAGATCGAAATCATTGAGCCATTCGCCGAACACGGTCGGCAGCG includes:
- a CDS encoding SMP-30/gluconolactonase/LRE family protein — translated: MANNPIDGFTVTKDDFKFIGEGLQRPECILAEKNGDLWSADARGGVVRIKPDGSQEIITQSHDAEAFESTDDEASKFVDGTLPNGLAFASNGDILISNFGTDCLERMTRTGETEVMFDTVDGEEIGKVNFVARDSKNRIWITVSTMLHDWPKAISPDIVDGRILLYEEGKGVRIVTDDVHFSNECKLDENEEWLYVVQTCGRNIARYRIADDGSLGPKEIYGPSDHGRLIDGIAFDAFGNLWGTHVMNDGIFAIKPDGDLHIIFDDSSPEEVAKLDAAFQKSEVTADLLLECGGDIAKWCASVTFGGPDLKTVYVGSLRATNIPYFTSPVAGLPMVHWSESF
- a CDS encoding nitroreductase — protein: MAEADQLQSNAVLDGLINRNSTPPRLFDGREPARADIDRMLEAAMSAPDHGFVRPWRFHIIEGDARHKLGGLFADALLEREPFAPTAAIEKEKGRPLRAPTIVAVCAKVDPSRAPKVPVIEQIVATAAAMEHLVLAAQAMGYGAIVLTGRNAHDPMVRNAFDLSGEDELLGFVYIGCISEPTPAKERPAAADFTSDWS
- a CDS encoding trypsin-like serine protease is translated as MPAQSEDLAALKKRLLPGIKGEDNRQIVDSSDYPWSAIGRVNTRIGGFCTGTVIGPRDVLTAAHCLWNKRTKRWLVPEAVNFLAGYRRGDFIAHGKVVDYTLADPLLNPDDGPRFRPNDWAILRLAEPIDEVTGTLTLGLSGTPVRTYLQAGYSKDKPHILTLDEGCRVDDKPNNGGLLFHGCDAVSGDSGSPILGLSGDALVVLGVHVATAPRRGSDSLGIAIPIDSVADGMNPTP
- a CDS encoding fumarylacetoacetate hydrolase family protein, with the protein product MALTDTQVAQAADILAGAFKARTTIDALPADCGPANAAEAVQVQIAMLDRLGLDAAGYKAGFTNPPMLEKAGPDGPMAGVMFRDFTVSSGGSLKRADVGTGALIEAEISFRMGADLPAREGGYSEDEVIAAVGSAILGIEFAVPRLNDPLGQPMVHLAADNGAAMGFVAGPDIADWQSRDLKTLEIELLFDGEVVSEGMPLPARCDERWSLTWIVNHFAARGVGIKAGDLMTTGAAAAPKPLGNAKDVVARFAGVGDVNVTVED
- a CDS encoding glyoxylate/hydroxypyruvate reductase A, giving the protein MALLLTPPVQGTIEQWRDAILQEIPDQEIRLWPDVGDPADILYVLIGRFDIASMPEMPNLRLAMPMFAGVDHLLAHPNMPAVPMVRVGPPEGDVAMTEYAVLHVLRHHRHMPEHLGQQRQKLWSVIPQKLPREQRIGFMGFGMMAEPPARVLHGLGFDVAAWVRSDRQDADIEMFCGSEWLPDFLARTDILVCLLPLTAETEGILNAETFAQMPEGAAIINLGRGAHLVDDDLIAALDSGQLAGATLDTTKPEPLPVDSPLWLHEGVTIMPHTARRVRPDDVGPQVAEAIRRDQAGEPQLWAVDRSAGY
- a CDS encoding polysaccharide deacetylase family protein, encoding MKIFKDRLPYSAIVDRPEWKLPDGKRMAVWIIANVEDWDIARPMPRVVLPPPMGVPLLPDLPNWAWHEYGMRVGFWRIRDALRDRGIIPTMAVNGRVCETYPRVAEAALELGWEFMGHGYLQGPMHKHDDQQEQIDRACAAIEKFSGKKVRGWESPGMTETFQTIDCLKRAGIEYVADWVLDDQPVEIETSDGPMMSVPYTVETNDISMMALQQHSSDEMFKRSKDQFDRLYMESEHSARVMSISLHMYLTGAPHRIKYFEEILDYIQGHSDVAIVPGETIMDWYREAHA